The Lusitaniella coriacea LEGE 07157 region GCAAGTAAAATGGGTCCGATCCCCGGAATCGCCAAGGTTCCCAAACCAACCAATAAACCAGTGATGCCGCCTAATGCTCCGCCTGTGACGGCTCCAGTCGCAGCGCCTTCGTCTGCTTTATTTCCAACTTCTTCGGTTGTTTCGATTCCCTCTACTCGATCTGCATCCTTAGCAATGACAGAAACTCTATCCATATCAAAGCTGCTATTTTTTAATTCGCGAATGACAGCTTCTGCCTCATCATGGCTGTAGAATAAGCCAGTCACGCGCTTGTAGGGAACATTCGTGGTGGGATGTATTGTCATCTGTTTTTTGTCTCCTTTAAAAATAAAGTAGTGACTCGCGCAGCCGTTAAAAGTTTCTATTTGCCTTTTGCGCTTGTCTTTCCGAACGGAAGTCAAGTGTTAAAGCTCCTTCCTTATTAAGATTGCCAGACTTTTTGAGAAAGCATATCTATCTAAGGAAGAATGATTGACTCATCGAAAGAAAGAGCGAGAAAATGTATTTTTAAATTGTTCTCCGCCAATGGGTATAGGAAAAAAGGAGTTTTTAAGATTGCGAGTTGATTTTGCCAATGAAAATAAGTTGCGAAGTTCAAATATCTTTAGCAAAAATGGAAAAAGTGTACGCCGTAACACTTCTGGGTAGAGACGCTCTCTATCCTTTGTCTTAATTGAAGACCCTGATTGACCTTGACATCTATCATTAGGCTCATTATCCCCTAAAATAAAGCTACATAGAGCAGTTCTTGATGAGCGACATACGCTTTTATTTTCCCCGGAGAACACTCAGTAGAAGACAAGAAGGGTCAAACCGAGAAAGTCTGTATCTCAATCCAACACAAGAAACGCTATGTCAAATCTCAGACCTATATTCTTATGAAAGATATCGGAAAAGCATTAATCTCTAGAACTGATGTCATTATAGAAGAATGGATTAAAGTTGTTCGCCAAAATGAAGACATAGAGAGTGCAAAAAAGCTTGCTTATAAGTCTGTGCGCAATAGTCTCCCTTACGTTCTTGAGTATCTTGCATCCCTTCTTAGCGAACAACTGGATGACCAGTCATGCAAACTAGAACAGAAAAGTTTGAAGCACGGTCTCGTCAGAGCCGAACAAGGATACGACTCGATGGAAATTGTTCGAGAGTATGCTTTATTACGACAAGTTTTGTTTTCAGTTTTAGAACCCGATCTTCTATCTGGTACGGCAACGGAAGTCTTGAAATATGCAAATACAATCAATCAACTACTCGATGAAATTATTGCAATTTCTCTAGAACGATATATTGAAGCGCGACTGCAAGAACTCGAAAAACTCCAGGATCAATTAATTCTAACAAACCAGGAACTAAATCGATTAGTTGGGATGCAAAAAGAGGAGCTTTCACACCTCGCTCACGAACTCAAAAACCCACTCAATTCAATTATTGGATTCTCAACATTACTTCTACAACAACAGCGCTCTCAAACACAAAATTCGTCTCTCAATATCCAAGTAATAGAGCGAATGTTGAATAGCGGACAGCAACTTCTTCGTCTCATTAATAACACGTTAGAGATTTCGCGATACGAAGCTGGAAAAGTTGAGTTGAATTTGGAACCTGTTGATGTCCGCGCTCTTGTTTCTAATGTCACAGAGATCGTAACATCTTCAGTTCGCGGCAAAGATATCGAGGTTGTTCTCGACTGCTCGACCGCGCCAGAACGGGTGTTAACAGATTCGTTAAGGTTACAGCAAATTTTAACTAATTTGACGAGTAATGCGCTGCGTTATACAGAATCAGGGACAATTCGGATAATTTGTCAGTCCCGCGACCGCGGACAGTGGATGCTCGCGGTTTCTGATACGGGAAAG contains the following coding sequences:
- a CDS encoding sensor histidine kinase codes for the protein MKDIGKALISRTDVIIEEWIKVVRQNEDIESAKKLAYKSVRNSLPYVLEYLASLLSEQLDDQSCKLEQKSLKHGLVRAEQGYDSMEIVREYALLRQVLFSVLEPDLLSGTATEVLKYANTINQLLDEIIAISLERYIEARLQELEKLQDQLILTNQELNRLVGMQKEELSHLAHELKNPLNSIIGFSTLLLQQQRSQTQNSSLNIQVIERMLNSGQQLLRLINNTLEISRYEAGKVELNLEPVDVRALVSNVTEIVTSSVRGKDIEVVLDCSTAPERVLTDSLRLQQILTNLTSNALRYTESGTIRIICQSRDRGQWMLAVSDTGKGISPEVQEKIFEPYFRVGSQGNYLPQSTGLGLAIVAKLVKLLGGEIQLESKLGEGSTFTVTFPLEI
- a CDS encoding general stress protein, which produces MTIHPTTNVPYKRVTGLFYSHDEAEAVIRELKNSSFDMDRVSVIAKDADRVEGIETTEEVGNKADEGAATGAVTGGALGGITGLLVGLGTLAIPGIGPILLAGAEATAIATTLAGGAIGAAAGGLVGALVGLGIPEERAKLYSDRVANGSYLVMANGTEAEIQQIEALMRLHGVEELGIYDALIPVDRTSTTR